In the Natronogracilivirga saccharolytica genome, one interval contains:
- a CDS encoding DUF5074 domain-containing protein, with the protein MKYLNTATSNFYSWRKNGAFCRGMLLLIILLAYVWAPGNAEAQPERVFVLNEGAFGQGNASLTVYEPETGQAVNNVFFNENDRPLGDVGNHAAIIDDKLYIVVNNSQKIEVVDPETYQSLGTINIDTGEHDGSPRQIAGIGDRKAYVTNLYGDNVSIIDLDLMEETGQIDAGPGPEGIVVAEGYAFVALSGLGLGNEVAVIDIQNHELVKTLEVGDNPVHITRSPDGMIWSVGTGNFGFDENQEFDPEYETFGEIVIIDPVSLEVTDRLETGGHPGKLTFPDENFGLLHLDGLQKVDVVSPALNEEPFLERSLHAFDVAAGGDDRFQLYVTTAPDFSSSGKVIRYDDQGSPVDSFQAGIGPKSMAFRDGKATRSESEREIVDKVTLEQNYPNPFNSSTTIRFFLPESAVAKLEVFDILGRSVAVLVNKKLQSGEHQVQWDASGVSSGVFLYRLTAGEVKRSGRMLHVK; encoded by the coding sequence ATGAAATATCTGAATACTGCCACTTCAAACTTTTATTCTTGGCGAAAGAACGGGGCTTTTTGCCGTGGCATGCTTTTGCTGATCATATTGCTTGCATATGTATGGGCTCCTGGTAATGCTGAAGCTCAGCCGGAGCGTGTTTTTGTTCTCAATGAAGGAGCATTCGGACAGGGCAATGCTTCGCTGACCGTCTATGAGCCGGAAACAGGTCAGGCAGTCAACAATGTATTTTTCAATGAAAATGACCGCCCTCTCGGGGACGTAGGAAATCATGCCGCCATCATTGACGACAAACTGTACATAGTGGTCAATAACAGCCAGAAAATCGAGGTGGTCGACCCTGAAACATATCAGAGCCTGGGTACGATTAACATCGATACCGGGGAGCATGATGGCAGTCCCAGACAGATAGCCGGCATCGGTGATCGGAAAGCGTATGTCACCAATCTATACGGGGACAACGTGTCCATTATTGATCTTGATCTGATGGAGGAAACCGGACAGATTGATGCAGGTCCCGGCCCGGAAGGCATTGTGGTTGCTGAAGGATATGCTTTTGTAGCATTGAGCGGACTCGGCCTGGGCAATGAAGTTGCGGTGATTGACATTCAAAATCACGAACTGGTAAAAACACTTGAAGTGGGTGATAATCCCGTGCATATAACCCGGTCGCCTGACGGTATGATCTGGTCTGTGGGCACCGGCAATTTCGGATTTGATGAAAACCAGGAATTTGATCCGGAATATGAGACCTTCGGGGAAATTGTGATTATCGATCCCGTTAGCCTTGAGGTAACGGATCGGTTAGAGACCGGCGGGCATCCCGGAAAGCTCACCTTCCCGGATGAGAACTTTGGCCTGCTTCATCTGGACGGACTGCAAAAAGTAGATGTGGTATCACCAGCGCTGAACGAGGAGCCATTTCTGGAGCGCAGTCTGCATGCTTTTGATGTGGCGGCCGGGGGAGATGACCGGTTTCAGTTATATGTTACGACAGCCCCCGATTTCTCCTCTTCCGGAAAGGTTATCAGGTATGACGATCAGGGTTCGCCGGTTGACAGTTTTCAGGCCGGTATCGGTCCGAAAAGTATGGCCTTCCGGGACGGAAAAGCTACCCGCTCAGAATCTGAACGGGAAATTGTGGATAAAGTCACCCTGGAGCAAAATTATCCCAATCCGTTTAACTCATCGACAACCATCCGCTTTTTTCTGCCCGAGTCAGCCGTAGCCAAACTCGAAGTTTTTGACATACTTGGCAGAAGCGTGGCAGTTCTGGTCAATAAAAAGCTCCAAAGCGGCGAGCATCAGGTGCAATGGGATGCGTCCGGTGTCTCAAGCGGCGTGTTTCTTTACCGTCTGACTGCCGGCGAAGTGAAGCGGTCCGGACGCATGCTTCATGTAAAATAA